The following proteins are encoded in a genomic region of Glycine soja cultivar W05 chromosome 17, ASM419377v2, whole genome shotgun sequence:
- the LOC114392450 gene encoding endo-1,3;1,4-beta-D-glucanase-like — MSGPQCCSNPPSLNPSGGGGHVNKVGGVDSYFSGSSHSKLALLMLSDVFGYEAPNLRKLADKVAAAGYYVVVPDLLDGEPFNYQNSNRPLPVWLKDHGPDKGSEATKPIIEALKSKGVSVIAAVGFCWGAKVVVELVKSKLIQTAVLMHPSFVSLDDIKAVDIPIAILGAEIDQYSPPELVKQFEQVLAAKAGVASFVKIFPKISHGWAVRYNAEDAEAVKVAEEAHRDMLDWLAKHHK; from the exons ATGTCAGGGCCTCAGTGCTGTTCAAATCCACCCAGCCTGAACCCCAGTGGAGGAGGTGGGCATGTCAATAAAGTGGGTGGTGTCGATTCCTATTTCAGTGGCTCTTCTCACTCTAAACTCGCCCTTCTTATGCTCTCCGATGTCTTTG gttatGAAGCACCAAATTTAAG GAAGCTTGCTGACAAAGTTGCAGCTGCTGGGTATTATGTGGTTGTTCCCGACCTCTTGGATGGTGAACCCTTTAATTATCAGAATTCTAACAGACCCTTACCTGTGTGGCTAAAAGATCATGGACCG GACAAAGGTTCTGAAGCTACAAAACCCATAATTGAGGCCTTGAAAAGTAAAGGTGTTTCTGTTATTGCCGCTGTTGGTTTTTGTTGGGGTG cAAAGGTTGTGGTTGAACTTGTAAAGTCCAAACTTATACAAACTGCTGTGCTAATGCATCCATCGTTTGTCTCTCTGGACGACATCAAGG CTGTTGATATTCCAATTGCTATACTCGGAGCTGAGATTGACCAATATTCTCCTCCCGAGCTTGTGAAACAATTTGAACAAGTCCTAGCTGCTAAAGCTGGG GTTGCtagttttgttaaaatatttcccaaaatttcacacgGTTGGGCTGTGAGATACAACGCTGAAGATGCAGAAGCTGTGAAGGTTGCAGAGGAGGCTCACCGGGACATGTTGGACTGGCTTGCTAAACATCACAAGTGA
- the LOC114393463 gene encoding endo-1,3;1,4-beta-D-glucanase-like, with the protein MSGPQCCSNPPSLNPTGGGGHVDKVGGIDSYFTGSPHSKLAVLMLSDVFGYEAPNLRKLADKVGAAGYYVVVPDLLDGEPFNPQNSDRPFPAWIKDCATGLPHLLAVSEKGAEPTKPIIEALKSKGVSAIAAVGFCWGAKVVIELAKSKLIQTAVLLHPSFISLDDIKGVDTPIAILGAEIDQVSPPELVKQFEQVLAAKSGISFMSIFFVLVASFVKIFPKVSHGWAVRYNTEDAEAVKVAEEAHQDLLDWLAKHHK; encoded by the exons ATGTCAGGACCTCAATGCTGTTCAAATCCACCAAGCTTGAACCCCACTGGAGGAGGTGGCCATGTTGACAAAGTAGGTGGTATTGATTCCTATTTCACTGGATCTCCTCACTCTAAACTCGCCGTTCTTATGCTCTCCGATGTTTTTG GATATGAAGCGCCAAATTTAAG GAAGCTTGCTGACAAAGTTGGAGCTGCTGGGTATTATGTAGTTGTTCCTGACCTCTTGGATGGTGAACCCTTTAATCCTCAGAATTCGGACAGGCCCTTTCCTGCTTGGATAAAAGATTGTG CCACTGGCCTGCCACATTTGTTGGCAGTTTCT GAGAAAGGTGCTGAACCTACAAAACCCATAATTGAAGCCTTAAAAAGTAAAGGTGTTTCAGCTATTGCAGCTGTTGGTTTTTGTTGGGGTG cTAAGGTTGTTATTGAACTTGCGAAATCCAAACTTATTCAAACTGCTGTGCTATTGCATCCATCATTTATCTCCCTGGATGACATCAAGG GTGTTGATACTCCAATTGCTATACTTGGAGCCGAGATTGACCAAGTTTCTCCTCCAGAGCTTGTGAAACAATTTGAACAAGTCCTAGCTGCTAAATCTGGG ATATCATTCATGagcattttttttgtgttggttgccagttttgttaaaatatttccGAAAGTTTCACACGGTTGGGCTGTGAGATATAACACTGAGGATGCAGAAGCTGTGAAGGTGGCAGAAGAGGCCCACCAGGACTTGCTGGACTGGCTTGCTAAACATCACAAGTGA